The following are encoded in a window of Amaranthus tricolor cultivar Red isolate AtriRed21 chromosome 2, ASM2621246v1, whole genome shotgun sequence genomic DNA:
- the LOC130805545 gene encoding uncharacterized protein LOC130805545 yields MQLEFGGRGRLNHITASPPSQEDPDYIKWSQRDSLVISWIIGNIDPELQNQFLDYPTSRDLWKGIETLYGGTKDGLQVFDLMVKANKIQQGRDPIEVYYSKLTGIWKEIDRRSPNPMNSPEDKTTYNRITQQNRLYQFLVGVDETLDKDRWDILNREPLPTPEEAFAIIRREINRRGIMSTEPPKPSQIESSGIGGGFAVRGRTEKPNFRRDDEKSGLRCTHCGGARHTKKGCFEIIGYPEWWGDRKKKGERRSTAAVGTSEAPAAGGEHGGTAGGRGASLSASGMTEKTKEEGMAFGFQSLCLYGSSSHLCPISTRQNKYSSPFLLWPNTNIKSISQTVKHENNKTNSYHVGLVCKPNKNPRWIFDCGATDTMTFDSSDLETILPPEKNHVQTANGEVIKTEGLGVVRISDNIKLSNCLFIPDLSHKLLSVSQLTKDLNCIVNMNSSGCTVQDARTGEIIGHGTKEGGLYYVTQMPHQGKAMLVRETVKQQLWMWHKRLGHPSLGYLKKLFPNLSSSNVLFDCEACILAKSHKHFYPNSDSRTDKPFVLIHSDMWGPAPAFNNHGFLYYVTFIDDCTRMSWVYFLRKKSNVYKTFVSFYKMAQHNSKPKLEFFDLIMVLSIRIST; encoded by the coding sequence ATGCAACTGGAATTCGGCGGCAGGGGAAGGCTCAACCACATCACAGCCTCCCCGCCAAGCCAAGAGGATCCAGATTACATAAAATGGTCACAACGGGATTCATTAGTAATCTCGTGGATAATTGGAAACATAGATCCAGAATTGCAAAATCAATTCCTGGATTACCCTACCTCAAGAGATTTATGGAAAGGGATCGAAACATTATACGGCGGGACCAAAGACGGACTCCAAGTTTTTGACCTTATGGTCAAAGCAAACAAAATCCAACAAGGAAGAGATCCAATCGAAGTATACTACAGCAAACTTACCGGAATCTGGAAGGAGATTGACAGACGTTCACCAAATCCGATGAACAGTCCAGAAGACAAAACGACTTACAATCGAATAACCCAGCAAAACCGATTGTATCAGTTCTTAGTAGGGGTAGATGAAACTCTTGATAAGGATCGATGGGATATTCTTAATCGAGAACCTCTTCCAACACCGGAGGAGGCATTTGCGATAATAAGGAGAGAGATAAACCGGCGAGGGATTATGAGCACCGAACCACCAAAACCCTCACAAATCGAATCATCGGGAATCGGTGGTGGGTTTGCTGTGAGAGGAAGAACGGAGAAACCCAATTTTCGTCGAGATGATGAGAAATCAGGACTCAGATGCACCCATTGTGGGGGTGCGAGACACACCAAGAAGGGGTGTTTCGAGATTATCGGCTACCCAGAATGGTGGGGAGATCGAAAGAAGAAAGGAGAGAGGAGGAGCACGGCGGCCGTGGGTACCAGTGAGGCACCAGCAGCTGGCGGAGAGCACGGAGGAACGGCAGGCGGCCGTGGAGCCTCTCTCTCTGCGTCAGGTATGACAGAGAAAACGAAGGAGGAAGGTATGGCTTTTGGTTTTcaaagtttatgtttatatggcTCAAGCTCTCATTTATGCCCTATTTCCACCCGTCAAAATAAGTACTCAAGCCCATTCCTTTTGTGGCCCAATACAAATATCAAGTCTATCTCACAAACCGTGaaacatgaaaataataaaaccaaCTCATACCATGTAGGACTAGTTTGTAAACCGAACAAAAATCCCAGatggatttttgattgtggaGCAACTGACACTATGACATTTGATTCCAGTGACCTTGAAACTATTCTCCCACCAGAAAAAAATCACGTACAAACAGCCAATGGAGAGGTAATTAAAACAGAGGGGTTGGGTGTTGTCAGAATTTCAGATAACATCAAATTATCAAATTGCCTTTTCATACCAGACTTATCCCACAAATTACTTTCCGTTAGCCAATTGACAAAGGATTTAAACTGTATTGTTAACATGAATTCTTCTGGTTGTACTGTTCAGGATGCTCGGACAGGGGAGATTATTGGGCATGGTACTAAGGAGGGTGGACTATATTATGTTACTCAGATGCCTCACCAGGGTAAAGCAATGCTCGTTCGCGAGACGGTTAAACAACAGCTTTGGATGTGGCATAAGCGACTAGGTCATCCGTCTTTAGGATACCTTAAGAAACTCTTCCCTAATCTTTCTAGTTCAAATGTTCTTTTTGATTGCGAAGCTTGTATTCTTGCTAAGAGTCATAAACACTTTTATCCGAACAGTGATAGTAGAACTGATAAaccttttgttttaattcattcAGATATGTGGGGACCAGCTCCCGCGTTCAATAATCATGGTTTCTTATATTAtgttacatttattgatgattgcacTAGAATGAGTTGGGTGTATTTCCTTAGAAAAAAGTCTAACGTCTATAAGACTTTTGTCTCTTTCTATAAAATGGCACAACACAATTCCAAACCCAAATTAGAATTCTTCGATCTGATAATGGTACTGAGTATAAGAATATCGACATGA